TGGTTCGACACCATTGATTGCAAGTAGTTTAATATTTGAATGGTCTCTCATTCCTGTTGCAAAAAAGCGAAATGAAAATCCAATTGAATTATCATAATTCCGATAATCAGCCACCTGTTCGATAATCCCGCCCATTCCTTCTGGTACATCTTCCTTTAAAGGCTCCAAAATGGGTATGTCACCCATAATCTTTTCGAGGAGCGTTTGGCTGCCGGAATTTTTCGGACGTTGGAAGGCTATTATTCTTTCATTCTGTCCACCAAGTTCAGACCAATTCTTTATTTTCCCAGAATAAATGCTCTGAATCTCAGAGACATCCAAGCTATCTACCTTATTATCCGGATTAACAAAAAAGACAAATGCTTCCTTGCCAATCGGTGTCATGACCAGTTCCTTTCCCTGCCTTTTTGCCATTTCCTGCTGCTCTTTCGAGGGTTCTGCACCAAAGTATATGTCCACTTCACCAGACAAGAGCCGTTCATAGGCGTAAATTGTATTTGTGAAGCTAACAATATCCATAACATTATCGACTTTACTGATGTTTTCGTAGACTGTGTTAGCAAAAGCAGAATAGACTGGGTATGCTGCTTCTGCACCATCTAATCTAGGCATTTCACTAGAATTCTTAATCGTAAAAGTAGAAGGTGATTCTAATTTAGGCAGAATATTACTTGGATTTGTTACTTCATAAGGTGTTAGATCCGTAGATGAATAGCCGCCGCCATACTCAAAGCCATAGGATGGCAGCACCGTCTTACTTCGCTGCCACTGAACGCCAGCTCCTATACCGATTGCCAAGATGAATACTGCCAATAGCGTCACCACTTGCTTTTTGTTAAAAGTAGGGCGGACCTTTTTTATGAGGAATGCTACGAAAAGAGTAAACACAAATGCTAGTTCATATGCTAAAGGTGCCCAAAGAAACAATCTTCCTTCGCCCATTAACATCGTTATAAAAAAGATTGGTGCCATAGCTATATGTAAAATACCATAAACTAACCATGAATCAGCCCCGAGAAATCCCCCGCTAATCAGCATAAAAATTGCCCATAATACAGCTGTATAAACGATTGGAAGGAGGAAAAGAAAACTATGTCTGCTATCTTCTTCTATTTTGAGCAGTCTCTTACTGGCAATCCCACCAGCAATACACCCGCCAATGATAAGAGGCAGAATAATATTAATCAAAAAATTGTTTGTTGTAATAAACAGTGTGATAAATGAAATAACAAGTGGAACTACACCAAAATACAAAAACATTTGAGACATATTTTTTCCCATACATACCACTCCTAAGACTTTTTGCATTCTTCACTAGTGTAATTTTACACTATATTGAACTATTTTACAACACTACCATTAAATGGTATTTGATAGTATTTCGAAACCTCAATGCAAACGGCCTTCTCATGCTTAAGCAAAAGAAGGATTTTATTACAATAAATAGAATAATATAATTCCTAATCTTTTATTTGGAGGAAGATCTTAGTGGTATTTAATAGTAATATCTCTATACAAGTAAAGCTTCGAGATCTTCGGTTACCAGAAGATTATAAGCATATCGCCATGCTGTATAACTCAATTGAACCTGGCTATACAACACCAAAAGCCCTTGAGGATGAAGACCGCTATATTCCTCAGAAATCTACACTCACATTAAATGATAATGGACTGCTAACAGGTTTTGGGAGAATAAGAGTATTAGCGGAACACACAAATGGGCAGGTCGTTGGATATGGCGCCTCATGGCGGGCTCCATGGAGTGATCTAGGTGAACTTGCGAGTTCTTTTTGCGTTCATCCGGATTTTCAAAGACAAGGTGTTGGGGAACTGATTCTTGGTCACCTTGAAAGTTGGGCAGCCAGTTACAAAGCTTCCGTCTTACTATCTGAAGTAAAGGACTGGATTCCAGGCTCCCTTCCTTTTGCACAGAAGCATGGTTTTTTACTGGATGCACATATTTTTGAATTAAGGTTAAACTTAAATCAGTTAGACTTAACCAATTTTGCAGACTCCGTATATAGATTACAGAATTCTGGTATCACCTTTGTTACCTTAGCTGATATTTCAGGCGAGGTTTCAGAAAAGAAATTATATGATTTATATGTAGACACATCAAAAGACAACCCAGGGCAATTTGGGAAT
This genomic stretch from Neobacillus niacini harbors:
- a CDS encoding PstS family phosphate ABC transporter substrate-binding protein, giving the protein MGKNMSQMFLYFGVVPLVISFITLFITTNNFLINIILPLIIGGCIAGGIASKRLLKIEEDSRHSFLFLLPIVYTAVLWAIFMLISGGFLGADSWLVYGILHIAMAPIFFITMLMGEGRLFLWAPLAYELAFVFTLFVAFLIKKVRPTFNKKQVVTLLAVFILAIGIGAGVQWQRSKTVLPSYGFEYGGGYSSTDLTPYEVTNPSNILPKLESPSTFTIKNSSEMPRLDGAEAAYPVYSAFANTVYENISKVDNVMDIVSFTNTIYAYERLLSGEVDIYFGAEPSKEQQEMAKRQGKELVMTPIGKEAFVFFVNPDNKVDSLDVSEIQSIYSGKIKNWSELGGQNERIIAFQRPKNSGSQTLLEKIMGDIPILEPLKEDVPEGMGGIIEQVADYRNYDNSIGFSFRFFATGMRDHSNIKLLAINGVEPTPVNIASGKYPFTANLYAITLKNNSKTTIEPFLEWMKGPQGQEIIEKIGYIKN
- a CDS encoding GNAT family N-acetyltransferase, whose translation is MVFNSNISIQVKLRDLRLPEDYKHIAMLYNSIEPGYTTPKALEDEDRYIPQKSTLTLNDNGLLTGFGRIRVLAEHTNGQVVGYGASWRAPWSDLGELASSFCVHPDFQRQGVGELILGHLESWAASYKASVLLSEVKDWIPGSLPFAQKHGFLLDAHIFELRLNLNQLDLTNFADSVYRLQNSGITFVTLADISGEVSEKKLYDLYVDTSKDNPGQFGNLPAFPEWRKEALPEDYSQEKWVFIALDGDRFVGVSTLFSTEETGVMYTDYTGVDRLYRGRGIAKALKLQSIQAALNECAHTMTTETEAGNEAMQKINRGLGYLPGKGHYRIRKALL